The following nucleotide sequence is from Alkalihalobacillus sp. LMS39.
TCACACCCAAATGTATTAAAAGAATTCCACCCCATTGGCGGTGTGAGCGCTAAATCTTTCCCAAACTTTTTTGAATGTCGTGACATATGACAATCTCCTCCCTTTCGTTACTTTATCGTTTACTTTATAAGTGTAGCTCGATACTTTACTCAGTCATATGTCATAATGACCTTTATATATGGTATAATGCTAGATATATTTATGAATAAGGAGATAAAAATGCAAACTTTAATCTACCTTCCGAAAAGTCTACCATACCTTGATTTGCACGTTACTCAATTTGGAAAAGAACAATGTTCACCTCGGCATTTCCATGGTCCTGCTATGAGGGAATATTATTTAATCCATTATGTAACGAAAGGAGAAGGGCTTTTCAAAACAGAAAATGAGGTTTATCATCTCAAGGCAGGAGAAGGTTTCATTATATGTCCTAATGTAGTTTCTTATTATGAAGCATCAGAAGAAAATCCATGGCAATATTATTGGATTGGCTTTAACGGGTTACAAGCTGAAGCCATTTTAGCCCAAGCAAAATTGTCAGTACAAAACCCTATCTTTATTTATAATAAAACGTCTCATTTATCCCTTTTATTTGAAGAACTCATTCGTTTTAAAGAAAAGGAAGCACTCACACTGGAATTACAAAGCTTACGTACGCTTTATACTATCCTCTCTCTATTAATAGAGACGAATCATTTATCGACTAGTACTACTCAAAAGAAAAATAATCTTAAAGAGCTTTACGTTAAAAAAGCCATTGATTTTATTGAAATGAATTATGCAAATAAAATATCAGTTGAAGAAATTTCACATTTTATTGGACTTGACCGGAGTTATCTTAACTCCTTATTTAAGTCCTTTGTTAATTCAAGCATTCAAGAGTATCTTATTCAATATCGCATTAGGAAAGCTTGCACTTTATTACATACAACTTCTCTTTCTATCGGTGACATCTCAAGGTCTGTTGGATACGAAGACCCGCTAGTATTCTCTAAGTCCTTCAAAAAAATACAAGGCGTTTCACCAAAACATTACCGTTCAGACCGAAATCATAATAGAGAAGAAGAGACGTGACTAAGCCGTCTCTTCTTCTTTTACGATTTTTACATCCTTGCTATACCATTGCTTTAACACTTGCTCTGCCTTTTTTCCGTATATATCAAAACCTACATTTTTATGTGCTTCTTCTTTAGCATATAGCTTTGTACTCCAGTCCCACCAGAAAAAACCAGCAAACCACGGCTCATTCCAAAACACTTTTAAAACTGAACTATAAAAAGCAGCTTGTTCTTCTTCACAAAAAGGAAGTTCTGTATGTTCAAAATCCCAAGGCATTGTCGCACATCCAGCAGCACTTCTACACCCTATTTCTACAAATAAAATCGGTTTATTAAACTTTTTGTGTAATGCTACCATTTTTTCTTTCACTTTCAACCAGTTTTCAATCATTGTATCCTCAGTATCCCCGGCTTTAGAAGCAACAGGATAATATGCACTTGTGCCAATAATATCAACGTCAGAAAACCACTCTACTCCATCTTCTTTCCCATGATTCGCATTGTAAATAAGCGGTCCGTTATACACTTTACGAACTTTACTTATCACTTCTTTCCAATATGTCGTCTTCGATTCTGTATTAATCATTTCACAACCAACACAAAACATGTCACAGCCTAGCTCTTGGGCAAGTTCAGCATAATGGAGTAAAAAGTTTGTATAAGAAGTAAACCAACGATCCCAGTAATCTATCGCATCATCAGGGAAACCAATTCTTGCTCTCCAAAGTCCATCTTTCGAATTAACAACTGGCTTTAGACAAACTTTTAAGCCTAAGTCCTTCGCTGTTTTTACAGCAAATTCAATGTCACGGTCCGTCATCGTAAACCCATAATCAAACGTAATATCTGTAGCTGAAAAAGAAGATTGATAAGTAAAAAAGGATAATGCAATCCATTCACTACCAGTTTCTTTTAACTTTTTCAAAGAATCAACCGCTTCTTGTGATCTGTATGCACCACGCGTTGTATTCCAACCATAAGTCATACCTTTTATAAAAAATTCTTTCAAACTCTTTCACTCCATTCCTGTCATAGTTGTTTATGTTTCTATAAGTGTGACAATTGAAAACTATTAATATGATATGGCCTTCTCTACTATTTGACTGAACCTTCTGTAAAGCCATTGTAAATGTATTTTTGCAACGCTAAAAAGACAATCAAAGTAGGAATAATAACGATAATAATCCCCGCACATATCACTTCCCACTGAGAGCCATATGGGCCTTGAAACCTAAATAAAGCTGTGGACACAACTTGTAATTCCGGTTTTGGCATATAAAGAAATGGCATATAAAAGTCATTGTATATTGCAACTCCTTTAATAATAAAGACTGTTGCCATTGCCGGTTTAAGTTGTGGCAAAATAATTTTTCGATAGATAGTGAAATAAGAAGCGCCATCTAGCATTGCAGATTCATCTAAAGAAATCGAGACACGGTCAAGAAACTGTAAAAAGATATACACGGCTATAATATCTGTACTCATAAAGATAATAATGACCGCCCATCTTGTATTAAATAAACCTAACTCATTTATGATTTGGAATGTTGCTACTTGCGTAGTTACAGCTGGAATTAAAGCAGCTAGTAGAAATAATCCAATTAATACTTTGCTTCCCCAAAACTTAAATCGACTTAATACATAAGCAATCATCGTTCCTATGATAATAGCAGACACGATGGAAATAACGAGAATAATCGTTGTATTAATAAAGCCTAATAACATATTCCCTTCAAAAAATGCTCGACTATAATTTTCAAAGTTCAACCAATTTTGTGGTGGTGTTAGCGGACCAGTTGTCGCATATTCTGTTGGTGATTTAAACGATGCAAAAAGAACCACTAATATTGGAATGACAGCGATAAGAACACCTATCACCAATGACCCATACTTAAAAATATCAGCAAGTAAATATTTGGGATTTTTCATAAGTTAGGCCTCCTTTTCTTTAAACAGAAATCGTTGTAGTAATGTAATAAACACAACAATGATTAATAAAACAATCCCCATCGCTGATGCTAACCCTACTTTATTAAACTTAAAGGCTGTGTCGACAGTTTGTATAACAAATGTCGCACTACCGTTCGCGCCACCTGTCATAATGTAAGGGATTTCAAATACACTAATTGCACCACTGACCGCCAAGATTAAGTTTAATTCTACGATTCTCCGAATACTCGGGAGAATAATATATCTAAATTTATGCCAACTATTAGCTCCGTCAATATCGGCTGCTTCATATATATCTCCGGAAATAGATTGAATAGCCCCTAGAAAAATAATAAAGTTAAAGCCCATATATCTCCACACAGAAGTTCCTGCTAGGGAAATATTAATCAAATCTGGATTTCCGAGCCAAAGTTGTGCATACTCTCCTAATCCAAATAAACCTAAAATTGCATCAAGTGTACCATCTGGTCTAAAAAAGAATAAAAAGATAAACCCAATCGCTACACCATTTAATAAATATGGAAAAAATAAAACACCTTTAAAAAAGTTTTTAAATCGAACATTAAAGGTTAAAATTGTTGCAAAATAAAGTGCTAAACCCATTTGAATAAATGTGGCAAAAAAGTAATATAAACTGACCGTAAAAACAGCAAAATATTCAGGTCTAGTAAAGATTTGCGTATAATTCTCAAGTCCAACAAACGTCATTGTAGGACTAATTCCATTCCACTTATGAAAGCTATAGTAAACCATATTCATTAATGGTAAATAGGAAAAGGTTAATAATAGTAACAATGGTATAGCAGAAAAACTTATGATAATCAAAATCCGTTGTTGTTTATAGTTTAGATTTTTCAAACTGAATCGCTTTCGTTTAGGATGACTTGATTTCAGTTCGTTTTCTGATAGACTCCCCATTTCAATCCCCCCATTCGTTCCTCAACGCTGTCCTTATATTGATGGTAAAGGGGTTTCCCCCTTTACAACTTAATCGACTACTCTTGTTCTTCCAGTTTCCCATCTTTCATTTAATTCATTTGTAATCTCTTCAAACGTTTCTGCACGATTTCCAATTCCAGCTTCAATGATTCTTTGTTTAAAACCTTCTACCCATAAGCCTACTTCTGATTCATTATCAATCATATCCAAGAAACCTTCTTCCCCTTCGCGGTGAGGATTTTCTGAAATGAATTCAACCCCTAATTCATCAAATGAAGCAAGCGTTTCAGGATAATCTTCCCCAACAACTGGAGAAATCCCACCTTGGTCTACTGCATAATTTGATTCATTAATAAAATAGTCTACCCATGCTCGAGCCGCATCTTTATTTGCTGAATTGACATTAATACCGATATTAAAGTCAGCAGCGACCGCGGAATAAATCGTTCCGTCTGGCTGTGTATAAGGAAACGGCATATATCCAATTGAATCTGGATTCGAGGCTAACTCTTGAACTTGCGTTATTGCCCAAGAACCTAATACCATCGTTGCCACTTTGCCATCTGCCATCATTTGTTTTGAAGATTCCCAATCTGTTGTTAATGGGTCATTTTCAATCAGTCCTTGCTCTGCCACATCATACATCACTTTATATAATGTGTGATGTGGTTGACCTTCTGCAAAAGGATGCTCAATATCTATTAATTGATTTGGAAAATCAGCATCGCCTGCAATTGAAGTTCGGTTTGGCTCCCACTGATTTAATGGCCATCCTGCACTATAATTTGTGTATAAAGGAATAGCATCTGTTTTTTCCTTAATTGCTTGTAAAGCTTCTAGGAACGCTTCTGGTGTTGCTGGTACATCTGTTACACCTGCCGCTTCAAATACATCCTTGTTATATAAAATCCCATTGGCATTGATTGTTATCGGAATGCCGTATGTCACACCTTGATACGCCATATCGTCTACAAATAAATATTGCTCTAACATTTCTTCTGTTGCTCCTAACGGCTCAAAGAAATGTGGTAAATCTTCGACTGGAACATTATCAGGAATCATGAGTACATCCCCGTATTCTTTTGTACTCATCCGAATATTCACTTGCCCTTGATAATCTGTAATCGCTTCAAAACTAACTTTTACATTTGGGTATGTTTCATTAAACTGTGCCGCATATTCTTTAAAAACCGTATCGACGATATCTGTTCGATGAATTAACACCGTTAGCTCACCTTCAATTTCATCCGGTGATACATTCGTTAATTCGCCATCTTCTCCAAGCTCTGGGACTGCTTCTTCGCCTTGTCCACCACATCCAACTAACGTGAAAGATACAACCGCTATCGTAGCCAATAACCATCCTCTTACTTTTTTAAATTTACTCATGTTTTTCTCCCCCTAAACTTTTTTTATTAAGTTATCGTTAAAGTAATAAGTTAATGATATCCTGTTACCGCTTTCTTGTCAATGACTGATCTATATTTTTTATTCATTACATAATCTCTCACTTTTGCGGCCAGAGCAGCCGTTATTTGTGAACATGATACAGGTTTCCTTTTCTTAGCGGCCACAGGAGCGCTTATTCACGCAAAAGCAACGCTATTCTTAGCGATCTATTATGATTAACTGCTCCTGTGTCCACCAATGTTCCAAAACGCTAGTAATGTTCACAGATAACGGTTTTCATGGCCGCTTTTGACAGTGAACCCAAGTGCTCTTCTTGAATAAGCTTTCAAAGCTTCGCTGCTAGACCAAAAATTTTATACTCCCTCTTTTAAACAACAAAAAAGAACGCCGAAGCGTCCTTTTTTTCAATCTATTACTTTACTTCAACTCTCTTGACTTTCCCTAATAAAGCAACAATGGCATAACCATAAACCGTCGGAAAACTAACGATAAATAACAACAAATTTATTGTCGCAATATAAAATAAACCATAGAGGATTGCTAACAAAATGATTGAAACAAAAATGTTTTTTACCGATGTTAAAAATCCATAAATAAGAGCTTGTTTTGGTTGTTTTTTTAGAAAAACAATAAAGTAAATACTATACGACACAATAACAATAAAAATTGCGAGTAAATATAAAAGAATGATTGTTACTAGAAGTGTAGATGTATTTGTTTCAGTAGCATTAACAAAATATAAGCTAACATAAGATAAAATGAGAAAAATCGACACAAAAAATGAAAAAAGGGTTAAATGTTGATATTGAGCATAACTTTCCCGATAAAGTTCTCTTACACTCACTTCATTTTCTTTTCTATCTTTTCGAATAGCATCTATTACGGTCACTACTCCACATAAAGCTGGGATGAAACCATACACAACAAAACCTTTGCATAAATAAAGCCAAAAAAACAAACTTGCTTTAATTAAATTATATACTTTTATAATAAAATGAAGCTCAAACATTTTTCCCCTCCTTTCCAGAATCGAAGACTACGATGAAAATGAATAAATAAACTGTGCTTTTCCACTTAACTTAAATTCATTTACTGTCGAAGGGATAATAAAGTGACTTCCTTTATTAAAGGGAAATAACTTATTATCTACCTTAATCTCACCATCCCCACTAATACAACTGAACAGAAGAAACTTACCATTCGTCTCTTTTTCGACTTCCCCATGTAACGCTCCATGAAAAACAGTAAAATAAGTTTCTCCTACAAGTTTTTTTTCTAATAATCCTTCGTTTTGTCTAGTTATTGGTTTCACATTGAAATCTTCATGCGGAATAGACATCACTTGAATGGACTCTTTTATATGAAGCTCCCGTTTTTGTCCATTTTCATCTATTCTGTCATAGTCATACACTCGATATGTTGTATCTGAACTTTGCTGCGTTTCTAAAATTAACGTTCCTTTTCCGATCGCATGAACTGTCCCACTAGGCACATAAAAAAAGTCACCCGGTTGAATCGGGACTTTCTTTAATAATTGCTCCCATTGCCCTTCTTCAATTAATGAACATAGCTCTTCTTTCGTTTTCGCATAGTGCCCTAAAATTAATTCGGCACCTTCATCACAATCAATGACATACCAACACTCTGTTTTTCCTAGCTCTCCTTGCTCATGAATTAACGCATAGTCATCATTTGGATGAACTTGTACAGATAAATCCGTGTTTGCATCTAGTATTTTTACGAGTAACGGGAATTGCTCTCCTTGCTCATGACCAAAAAGTTCACGGTGTTGGTCCCAAGCATACTGGAGACTCTTCCCTGCAAGAGGACCGTTTTTAATAATAGAAGGACCGTTTTTATGCCCTGATATCGCCCAACACTCTCCAGTTGTTTCAGATGGAATGTCATAATGGAATTTCTCTTGTAATGCTGTTCCTCCCCATATACGATCTTTAAAAATCGGCTTAAGAAACAATGGCTCACTATACATAAAAAAACTCCTTTCTTATATAACGTATCATAAAGAATGAAAGATATCAGACAAATCTTATTTTGATTGTCTGATATCTTTTTTTATTTGGAAGCATAAAAAGCCTTTACTGTTTTTTCTGCTTTTTTTCCATACATACAGTAGTCATCATTTTGGGCTGCTGCCTCTTTTGAATAAAGAATAGCAGGCCAATCCCAAAGCATAAACCCGTTAATCCATTGGTGTCTAGATGTTTCACGAAACATCTCTTCAAAATATTGTTGTTGTGCATCTTCACTAACTTGACCTTTGTTGAGATTCCAATCGTTCGGAATGTCTGGAGAGCCATTTCTACTAGGACATCCAGCTTCCATGAAAAAGAATGGTTTATTATATTTCTCAATAACCGGTTTAATCCGCGCACATTGTTCGTCCCAAGACCCTATTGGATAATAGCCGCTTGACGATATAAGATCAACAGCATCCCACCACTTTACTTCTGTTTCTTGATACTTATCACAATTATACGTAATAAGTCCTGAATAAACTTCACGTACTTTTTTAATTAACGCCCGCCACTCCATTTCTTTTCTGTCCGTTTGTACCATTTCACACCCAATACAAAACATTTCACAATTCGTTTCCTCAGCAATTTTAGCATAATGTAAAATAAAAGCCTCATAACTCGCAAACCAGTCTGACCACTTCGGCTCACATGGAACATCAAGATCAAAAAAATTAATGTGAGCGCGCCATGTACCATCTTTGCAATTTACAACCGGCTTAAGACAAACGCTTAAACCTAATTCCTTTGCTTTGTTAATAGCCCAATACACTTCATCATCTGTTACAACTGGGGCATTTTTAAAATCAATTTCTGTAGAAAATGCCGTTTCCTGCAATCCTTGAAAAGCGATAGCTGTCCAATTAACAGCCATTTCTGACATCGTGATCATCGATTGCTGTGCTTCTTCTGTTTTCCATTCTCCTCGTGTTCCTACCCATCCCCATGTCATCCCTTTAATATATTCCATATTCCTTCTCCTCTTCTTCTACTGCAAAGATTATTTTGACATTTCTTTTATTCTTGCCAGTATTTCAAAACAAAACCTACTGTTATGATACGGACATTTCCACGGTTCAACTTTAGGCAAATTTGAAATTTCTAGATTCGCCTCACGCTTCCAATACCATTCCCTGTTTTGTTGATCAATGATATATTTTTTCGTGAACGTCCATATTCGATCGACTGTTTCTACATAGGCTTGATCGGATGTTAGCTGATAGGCATTAAAAAAACCTACCATCGCTTCTGCTTGAACCCACCAGATTTTATCTCTATCGATATGTTCATTTTCCCGTTCATTTATCACGCTTCCATCTTGATCTAGCCCTTCTTCTAACACCTTTTTTGCCATCGCAATGGTAATATTTTGTACTTTCATTAGCAGTTCCACATCTTCAAGCACTTCGGCTGCTTCGTACAAAAGCCAACTCCCTTCGATGTCATGACCATACGAAATAATGTCTGATTTTGAATTCCATTTCTCATCAAAAAATAATTTAAATTGAGCTTCCTCAGAAACAATATGCTCTAACGTTACAACGATTAATTCCTTCACTTTTTCCTTAAAGTGCTCATCTTTCCACACTCTATATAAGTTTGTATACGCCTCTAAAATGTGGAGATGCGTATTCATTGATTTTGGCGTATTTAAGTCTTTTCCACTTAATCGTAAATCTTCATCAGTCCGCCATTCGCGTGTGAACGCTTCAAAATATCCTTTGTTTTCTTTGTCATACGAATATTTTTCTATTAATTCATATAGCTTAATCGCTAGTTTCAAGCTTTCTTCCTCTTTCGTCGCCATATAATACTCTGTTAATCCATATATCCCAAAAGCTTGATTATAAATATGTTTCCTATCTTCTACTGGCACTCCTTTGAAATCTACCATCCAGTAAAGGCCATCGTATTCCTTATCCCAAAAAACATTTTTTACATATTGAAATGCATGTGTTGCCATTTCTAAATATCGTTCGTCACCATATGTCCGGTAAGCTTTTGCATAAGTCCATAAAATTCTAGAATTTAATATACAACCTTTTTCAGCACCCTTGTTCACATCTAAATCGTTCGTAATGAAACCATAAAAACCACCGTTTATTTCGTCGACTGTATGCTCTATCCAAAAAGGAAGAATATTTTCTTTTAGTTCCATTTCAATCTCTTGATATAGGGTAGGTAGCGTATTTAATGTCATTTCGTAGATTCTCCTTATTTATTAGTTACTTTGAAACATCCGATTAAATTAGTTTATCGTTTAAGTTACAAATAAATCATATCTTGATACTGTTTTCCTGTCAATGGATTTGAACACTTTTCTATAGTAAAACGGAATTTAATCAATTGGGACACCAAGAGTAATCAAAAAAATCCTCCAGTATCACCTACATAACACCAAAAACGCCTTTGAGAAATAATTCTCAAAGGCGTTTCTATTTATGTTGATTTTGTTTAATTGTTTGTTATAGGTTGGAGATAAGACCATTCTCTTCTTCTCTATATAGTGATTTTACTGAATCACGATGGACGATTTTTCCTTTTACTAACACTCTGCCGTAATTTTTATCGATATTTTTAATTTTACCGATAATAAATTTTACCGCAACTTTTGACATCTCCTCGATATCAACTTGTACAGTTGTGAGGGATGGATTGGATAAAGTTGAATAAATATCATTATCAAACCCTACGACAGAACAATCTTCTGGAACAGAAACACCTAACGCTTGGAGTTTGTTAATTAAATTAAAAGCAACTTGGTCACAATTACAAACAAAAGCCGTTGGTAGTGATTCTGGTATAATTAAATCAATATAACTTCCACGTTCATCTCGATCGCTAATGATAAAATCATTTTTTAATGTGAGTTTATGTTCTAATAACGATTTATAATATCCTAAAAATCGGTCTTGGATACTGCTCGTTGAGTGAATATTTCCGACAAAAGCAATGTCTTGGTGTCCGCTTTTTATTAAGTAATTCGTAAGCTCATAAACCGCGTAAAAATTATCCGTAATAATCGAATCAATTTCTGAATGGTCTGTATAAAAATCTAAGAACACTTTTGGTATTCCATTTTCTGTTAGAAGATCAATATACTCGGTACTTATTTGTCCTAATATAATAAATCCATCAACTTTATTTTCATAATATATTCGAGGTAAATTTAAGTTTTTTTCATCATCTTCCGTTAACATCTGAAGAATGCCATAGTAATTATAATCCTCAAGCATTTTTGTGATATATTGATAAAATTTTAAATAAAAGGATTGATCCTCACCTATAAATCGCTCTGGAATGACAATGCCTATATTATAGGAATATCCTTCTTTCATCGACTTTGCCACTGTATTAAAGCGATATCCCATTTCCTCTGCCAAATCTTTAATCTTTTGTTTTAGTTCTTCACTGACTCCTTCTTTATCATTTAAAGCCTTTGAAACCGTAACACTACTTACTCCGATCTTATCTGCAATGTCACGCATCGTTACATTATTTTTCATGGAAACACCTCCTACTTTACCCATTATGACAAATACTATCAGTATTATTCTATACTAAAGCAATAAAGTTTGTAACTATAATTTCAAAGGTTTACTTTCCAAGTAATCTTAAGTTCCTTTCGATTAAAGATTTTCTTTGTTTTGCATTCTCAATCGAGCAAAGTTGGTCTTCCGGTGTATTAAAGGTATAGTCCACTAATTTATCAATAGTCGTTGTTGCAACATGCATTCTCGTATCACTTGATGCATAATAAATAAAAACCTTATTCTCTTCATTTACGATAACACCATTACAAAAAATAACATTAGAAACATCGCCCACTCTCTCGTCGTCGTAAGGTGCAATAAAGTGACCACCGGGTTTGGCAATAATTTTCTCTGGTGCTGCTAAACTAGTCGCAAACGTGTATAATACATATCTTAATCCAGCAGCCGTATTTCTCACTCCATGTGCAATATGAATCCAGCCTTTATCTGTCTTAATCGGAGCAGGTCCTTGTCCATTTTTCACTTCATAAACGGTATGATATACTTTCTCGTCCATAATGACTTCTTCTTGAATGACTGGATTTGTTATATCATCACAAACTCCAAAGGCTATCCCTCCACCTTTTCCAGTTGAAATGAATCCATCTTGAGGTCGAGTGTAAAACGCATATTTTCCATTAATAAATTCTGGGTGTAAGACAACATTTCGTTGTTGTGGCGAAGGTGTTTCAATATTAGGCATTCTTTCCCACACCTTTAAATCTTTTGTTCGAACCAACCCAGCTTGTGCAATGGCACTTGAAGTATCAAACTCTGAAGCTTCTGGATCTTTACTTTCCGAACAGTAGATTCCATAAATCCATCCATCTTCATGTTGGACTAATCTCATATCATATATATTTGTTTCTTCTTCGTATGGATTATCCCAAACAATTGGAGTATCAATAAATTCAAAATTATCTATTCCATTCTCACTAACTGCGAGAGCAAAAAATGACTTCCTATCTACTCCCTCTGTTCGAACTACTAAATAATATTTTCCCTCCAAGTAAATGGCACCTGCATTAAAAGTAGCATTGATACCTAAACGTTCCATAAAATGTGGATTTGTCGTTTCATCCAAATCAAAGCGCCAATGAATTGGTACATGATGACGTGTTAAGATAGGATATTGATAACGGTCATAAACACCATTATAAAACTCAGTATTTATGTGGTTTTTTCTTTTAATTAATTTTTGTTGCTCGTTTACTAGTTCAACATATTTTTTATGAATCATAATAATACACTCCTCTTAGGTTTACTTATTACTTAATCGTTAACTCCCTATATTACTCATGTTACTTAATCTTTATTCCATTGTCAATAAGAGAGCGCTTTCTAATTATAAGAACGTATTGAAATATTTCAAAGAATGAAATGTTTTTTAGAAGGTAAGGCATCGACAGTGAGTAGCTAGAGCATATTGTGGTGGAACTGCGATGAGTTTAGTCTGTCGTTTCGGACATCTATTCCGTTATATGTTAAAAATCTGGCCTTTTCTATTTTTTAACGGACACCTATTCCGCTATCTGCCCAATTAACCAAAAAAATCCTTGTTTTTGGACTACTTAGAGGAACAGATGTCCTTTAGCATTCGAAATACGTGATTCATTTTACAAATAGCGGAACACATGTCCGTAAGTTTTTTCGGTCCCTAACATTGTCGCAACAAGCTGATAAATACTACAGTTTCAAGTGTAAAAAAAGCCTCCAAAGCTTAACTGTACCAAAATCTTTATGCTTTCTTATATGTTTAAAAAAGGCCTAACGCAACGCGTCAGACCTTTTTTTAATTACACTGTTTTTCTTCTTTTATAAATAAATAGACTAAATCCAATCCCTACAAAAACAAAACCAATTAGCAAATAATTAAATATTGACGTTGCTGTTTTGGGTAGTTTTTGTCCTTCCTCGTTCACTTCTACATTTCTTCTATCTTTATCCTCTTTATTATCATCAGTATCTGGTGTTCCTGGTTGCTCTGGTTGTTCTGGCTGCTCTGGCTGTTCTGGTTGCTCTGGTTGTTCTGGCTGCTCCGGCTGCTCCGGCTGCCCTGGCTGCTCTGGCTGCTCAGACAATTGATCGAGACTCGTAACAATCGCTACTGAATCTATGAAAGCATTCGTCGTCCCTGAAGAACCTGAAGGAGCCAAAAATTCAAACCCGATTTCTTGGACTGCATTTTTGTTAGCTAAAGTAGTAATATCATACACAACTTGAGTATAATCGTCGGAGTAAATCGGTTGATTTCCTGAATCAGCCCATACCCAACCTCCTGCTTTCGTAAAGATTTTCACTTGAAGCGGGTCACTACCAAACGTTCCTGTATCGTCATGTTTTATATTAGCTACTATATAATTATACCCTGTTAAATTATAATTTGA
It contains:
- a CDS encoding AGE family epimerase/isomerase; protein product: MTLNTLPTLYQEIEMELKENILPFWIEHTVDEINGGFYGFITNDLDVNKGAEKGCILNSRILWTYAKAYRTYGDERYLEMATHAFQYVKNVFWDKEYDGLYWMVDFKGVPVEDRKHIYNQAFGIYGLTEYYMATKEEESLKLAIKLYELIEKYSYDKENKGYFEAFTREWRTDEDLRLSGKDLNTPKSMNTHLHILEAYTNLYRVWKDEHFKEKVKELIVVTLEHIVSEEAQFKLFFDEKWNSKSDIISYGHDIEGSWLLYEAAEVLEDVELLMKVQNITIAMAKKVLEEGLDQDGSVINERENEHIDRDKIWWVQAEAMVGFFNAYQLTSDQAYVETVDRIWTFTKKYIIDQQNREWYWKREANLEISNLPKVEPWKCPYHNSRFCFEILARIKEMSK
- a CDS encoding substrate-binding domain-containing protein; this translates as MKNNVTMRDIADKIGVSSVTVSKALNDKEGVSEELKQKIKDLAEEMGYRFNTVAKSMKEGYSYNIGIVIPERFIGEDQSFYLKFYQYITKMLEDYNYYGILQMLTEDDEKNLNLPRIYYENKVDGFIILGQISTEYIDLLTENGIPKVFLDFYTDHSEIDSIITDNFYAVYELTNYLIKSGHQDIAFVGNIHSTSSIQDRFLGYYKSLLEHKLTLKNDFIISDRDERGSYIDLIIPESLPTAFVCNCDQVAFNLINKLQALGVSVPEDCSVVGFDNDIYSTLSNPSLTTVQVDIEEMSKVAVKFIIGKIKNIDKNYGRVLVKGKIVHRDSVKSLYREEENGLISNL
- a CDS encoding glycosidase; protein product: MIHKKYVELVNEQQKLIKRKNHINTEFYNGVYDRYQYPILTRHHVPIHWRFDLDETTNPHFMERLGINATFNAGAIYLEGKYYLVVRTEGVDRKSFFALAVSENGIDNFEFIDTPIVWDNPYEEETNIYDMRLVQHEDGWIYGIYCSESKDPEASEFDTSSAIAQAGLVRTKDLKVWERMPNIETPSPQQRNVVLHPEFINGKYAFYTRPQDGFISTGKGGGIAFGVCDDITNPVIQEEVIMDEKVYHTVYEVKNGQGPAPIKTDKGWIHIAHGVRNTAAGLRYVLYTFATSLAAPEKIIAKPGGHFIAPYDDERVGDVSNVIFCNGVIVNEENKVFIYYASSDTRMHVATTTIDKLVDYTFNTPEDQLCSIENAKQRKSLIERNLRLLGK
- a CDS encoding LPXTG cell wall anchor domain-containing protein: MQSGTIYFDDLRAVYDERLPSVPAPKEEEEEKQVLPIIYHFESGIDNWEGGQATHSNDHLKVTVRLGEGQQTEVKKTSNYNLTGYNYIVANIKHDDTGTFGSDPLQVKIFTKAGGWVWADSGNQPIYSDDYTQVVYDITTLANKNAVQEIGFEFLAPSGSSGTTNAFIDSVAIVTSLDQLSEQPEQPGQPEQPEQPEQPEQPEQPEQPEQPEQPGTPDTDDNKEDKDRRNVEVNEEGQKLPKTATSIFNYLLIGFVFVGIGFSLFIYKRRKTV